A window from Streptomyces sp. NBC_00299 encodes these proteins:
- a CDS encoding helix-turn-helix transcriptional regulator → MSRRARVTPGEAGLPDGGARRRTPGLRREEVAVLAGVGASWYQWLEQGRDISVSPQVLDSVGRVLRLSNAERRHLYLLAGLNPPVREVAPEKQDMCEGLRRLIDAWMPYPAHIMDRYYNGVLYNDAAATVLGMLPGKRWNCLIDFFTDPMYRSRSRSWEQNARTVVAQFRALCSASPDDEGFQSVLAEAKASSPEFTELWERRDIEDAGQIRKELDHPLVGLLCMESSVMQMPVRPDLSIVLHTPLDEANTAAKLEWLASPEGRRGAMYPVAG, encoded by the coding sequence ATGAGCAGGCGGGCCCGGGTGACGCCGGGCGAGGCCGGGCTGCCGGACGGCGGTGCGCGGCGCCGTACACCGGGGCTGCGGCGCGAGGAGGTCGCCGTGCTCGCCGGAGTGGGCGCGTCCTGGTACCAGTGGCTGGAGCAGGGGCGGGACATCTCCGTGTCGCCGCAGGTGCTGGACTCGGTGGGCCGGGTGCTGCGGCTGAGCAACGCCGAGCGGCGGCATCTGTATCTGCTGGCCGGGCTGAACCCGCCGGTCCGCGAAGTGGCGCCCGAGAAGCAGGACATGTGCGAGGGGCTGCGGCGGCTGATCGACGCGTGGATGCCGTATCCGGCGCACATCATGGACCGGTACTACAACGGCGTGCTCTACAACGACGCCGCCGCGACCGTGCTCGGGATGCTGCCCGGCAAGCGGTGGAACTGCCTGATCGACTTCTTCACGGACCCGATGTACCGGTCGCGTTCGAGGAGTTGGGAGCAGAACGCCCGCACGGTCGTGGCGCAGTTCCGGGCGCTGTGCTCGGCCTCTCCCGACGACGAGGGCTTCCAGTCCGTGCTGGCCGAGGCGAAGGCGTCCAGCCCGGAGTTCACCGAGCTGTGGGAGCGGCGGGACATCGAGGATGCCGGGCAGATCCGCAAGGAGCTGGACCATCCGCTCGTCGGGCTGCTGTGCATGGAGTCGAGCGTGATGCAGATGCCGGTGCGGCCCGACCTGTCGATCGTCCTGCACACGCCGCTGGACGAGGCGAACACCGCGGCGAAACTGGAGTGGCTGGCCTCCCCGGAAGGGCGGCGCGGGGCCATGTACCCCGTGGCCGGTTAG
- a CDS encoding MFS transporter, giving the protein MAIDTTASAPTPTTPPLGTPRSPRMSTRDKLVLFVLCAAQFMVALDFSVLNVALPVLGADLGMSQSALQWAVTAFALPSGGFLLLFGRIGDLYGRRKLFLTGLALFAAASVLATFAWDPASFLAGRALQGLGAAVIVPTGMSLLTTTFAEGPARDRALGISGTLMSLGFTIGVVAGGVLTDALGWRSTMGLLAVFALVVLPLAPALLPESRTPMRPHLDVPGAITVTGGLLSLIYALTTAADDGFARADVIATLIAGLALLAAFAVVESRTESPLVSLPMLRRRTVAWGNLGGLVTFSMMSTVVFVLTLYLQEVLGLSAWETGLVFGVQGVMSVIAGSLTPRFISRLGARRILVLSLAGQGAFGAALLFLNAQSWSVWLVTAALSLASMFHLGAIISYGLTVTSGVPDEEQGLATGLVTSTQQVGITIGIPLLGVLATTSGDLLSGTRTVLALDAAIVLAAAALIAVGLRTGRTAGSRDSD; this is encoded by the coding sequence ATGGCGATCGACACCACCGCATCCGCTCCCACTCCCACCACCCCACCGCTCGGCACCCCCCGGTCCCCCCGGATGTCGACGCGCGACAAACTCGTCCTGTTCGTCCTGTGCGCGGCCCAGTTCATGGTCGCCCTCGACTTCTCCGTCCTGAATGTCGCCCTCCCCGTCCTCGGCGCCGACCTCGGCATGAGCCAGTCGGCGCTGCAGTGGGCGGTGACGGCGTTCGCGTTGCCGTCCGGCGGCTTCCTGCTCCTCTTCGGCCGCATCGGCGACCTGTACGGCCGCCGCAAGCTGTTCCTCACCGGACTCGCCCTGTTCGCCGCGGCCTCGGTGCTCGCGACGTTCGCCTGGGACCCGGCGTCGTTCCTCGCGGGACGGGCCCTGCAGGGCCTCGGTGCCGCGGTCATCGTCCCGACGGGCATGTCCCTGCTGACCACCACCTTCGCCGAGGGCCCCGCCCGGGACCGCGCCCTCGGCATCTCCGGGACGCTGATGTCTCTCGGCTTCACCATCGGCGTGGTCGCGGGCGGCGTCCTGACCGACGCCCTCGGCTGGCGCTCCACGATGGGCCTGCTCGCGGTCTTCGCCCTGGTCGTGCTGCCGCTCGCGCCCGCCCTGCTGCCCGAGTCCCGCACCCCGATGCGCCCCCACCTGGACGTGCCCGGAGCGATCACCGTCACCGGCGGTCTGCTGTCCCTGATCTACGCCCTCACGACGGCCGCCGACGACGGCTTCGCCCGCGCCGACGTCATCGCGACCCTGATCGCGGGCCTCGCGCTCCTGGCGGCCTTCGCGGTCGTCGAGTCCCGCACCGAGTCGCCGCTGGTCTCCCTGCCCATGCTGCGCCGCCGCACGGTGGCGTGGGGCAATCTGGGCGGTCTGGTGACCTTCTCGATGATGTCGACGGTGGTCTTCGTCCTCACCCTGTACCTGCAGGAAGTGCTCGGTCTGTCGGCCTGGGAGACGGGCCTGGTCTTCGGTGTGCAGGGCGTCATGTCGGTGATCGCCGGCTCGCTCACCCCGCGGTTCATCAGCCGTCTCGGCGCCCGCCGCATTCTGGTTCTCTCGCTCGCCGGCCAGGGCGCCTTCGGTGCCGCCCTGCTGTTCCTGAACGCGCAGTCCTGGTCCGTCTGGCTCGTCACGGCCGCCCTGTCGCTGGCGAGCATGTTCCACCTGGGCGCGATCATCTCCTACGGCCTGACCGTGACCTCCGGCGTCCCCGACGAGGAGCAGGGCCTGGCCACCGGCCTGGTCACCTCGACCCAGCAGGTCGGCATCACGATCGGCATCCCGCTCCTTGGCGTCCTCGCGACGACCTCCGGCGACCTGCTCTCCGGCACCCGCACGGTCCTGGCGCTCGACGCGGCGATCGTCCTGGCCGCGGCGGCCCTGATCGCCGTCGGCCTGCGGACCGGACGGACGGCCGGATCAAGGGACAGCGACTAG
- a CDS encoding MmcQ/YjbR family DNA-binding protein, with protein sequence MNPQELRAFCLSFNASVEDFPFNPETSVFKVLGKLFALTNLDARPLTVNLKCDPEDAVRLRGEYPGLIVPGYHMNKRHWNTVTVDGELPDRFVRELVEDSYDLVVAGLPRADRLRLDRP encoded by the coding sequence GTGAACCCTCAGGAGCTGCGCGCGTTCTGCCTTTCCTTCAACGCGAGCGTTGAGGACTTCCCGTTCAACCCGGAGACCTCGGTCTTCAAGGTGCTGGGCAAGCTGTTCGCCCTGACGAACCTGGACGCGCGGCCCCTGACGGTCAACCTCAAGTGCGACCCGGAGGACGCGGTCCGCCTGCGCGGCGAGTATCCGGGGCTCATCGTCCCCGGCTATCACATGAACAAGCGGCACTGGAACACGGTGACCGTCGACGGCGAGCTCCCGGACCGCTTCGTCCGGGAGCTCGTCGAGGACTCGTACGACCTGGTCGTGGCCGGCCTGCCGAGAGCCGACCGGCTCCGCCTCGACCGCCCCTGA